One Candidatus Binatota bacterium genomic window carries:
- the metF gene encoding methylenetetrahydrofolate reductase [NAD(P)H] has product MHISEYYTGEEPVFSFEFFPPANDKAHVRLLKTISELQALQPHFVSVTYGAGGSTRDRTLELVSWIKNTLGLEAMAHLTCVGSSRDELRAILDRLENSGIENLIALRGDPPAGDSEFKPAADGLSYASELIAMIRAENRPFCLAAAAYPEVHPEAESPEADLERLAQKVEQGAELLITQLFFDNDSYLAFRDRAVKAGITVPIVPGIMPVTGGLERMARFGAAIPARLRRQVELAGDDADSIAAAGEAWATEQCAALLAEGAPGLHFYTLNQSRATRNVLEKIRPQSS; this is encoded by the coding sequence ATGCATATATCTGAATACTACACCGGTGAAGAGCCGGTCTTTTCTTTCGAGTTCTTTCCCCCTGCCAACGACAAGGCCCACGTGAGGCTGCTCAAAACTATATCCGAGTTGCAGGCGCTACAGCCGCACTTCGTATCGGTGACCTACGGCGCTGGCGGCTCCACGAGAGACCGTACGCTCGAACTGGTGTCGTGGATCAAGAATACCCTGGGCCTGGAAGCCATGGCCCACCTTACCTGCGTGGGCTCGAGCCGGGACGAGCTGCGCGCGATACTCGACCGGCTCGAAAACTCAGGTATCGAGAACCTCATCGCCCTGAGGGGCGACCCGCCGGCCGGTGACAGCGAGTTCAAACCGGCAGCGGACGGACTGAGCTACGCCAGCGAGCTGATCGCCATGATACGAGCCGAAAACCGCCCTTTCTGTCTGGCCGCGGCGGCCTACCCCGAGGTCCATCCAGAGGCGGAGAGTCCGGAGGCCGACCTCGAACGGCTTGCCCAGAAGGTCGAGCAAGGGGCCGAGCTGCTCATCACGCAGCTGTTCTTCGACAACGACAGCTACCTCGCTTTTCGAGACCGGGCCGTAAAGGCGGGAATAACCGTGCCCATCGTGCCCGGTATCATGCCGGTCACGGGCGGCCTTGAGCGCATGGCGCGCTTTGGTGCCGCTATCCCCGCACGCTTACGACGGCAGGTTGAGCTTGCCGGTGACGACGCCGATTCGATAGCAGCCGCAGGCGAAGCCTGGGCAACCGAGCAGTGCGCTGCGCTCCTGGCCGAAGGTGCTCCGGGCCTGCACTTTTACACCCTCAACCAATCGCGGGCCACGCGCAACGTGCTCGAGAAAATCAGGCCGCAATCTTCCTGA
- a CDS encoding phosphotransferase family protein — protein sequence MANREQPDLESLRTYLEANVQGCQGVDLELTAHAGGHSCETWSLRADSERWIMRRPPRGKLQPGASSMAREYRVMKALADSPVAVPRMVALCEDPEVACAPFLLMEDVDGVVLRDSFPDDFTGSPARRAALGPATVETLAAIHSVDLDEAGLARHGRPTGFLQRNLELMTRQWAAVSQREVTAVDRLGDYLLGHAPDCSEVALSHGDYKLDNLMWRRDQEATVAAVIDWEVSTIAPPLVDLGWLRGFWSQPGDTRGAITLGLALTSSGGFCDRNELVDLYREATGRDTSGLPWFEAFAMWKIAIIMEASYSRFLQGKSNDPLFASLDVIVPALAEAGLEALASAGKL from the coding sequence ATGGCCAACAGGGAGCAACCCGACCTTGAGTCTCTCAGGACCTACCTGGAGGCCAACGTACAGGGCTGCCAAGGCGTAGACCTGGAACTCACGGCCCACGCCGGCGGACACTCCTGCGAGACCTGGAGCCTGCGCGCTGACTCTGAGCGCTGGATAATGCGGCGGCCACCGCGAGGAAAACTCCAGCCCGGAGCCAGCAGCATGGCTCGCGAATACAGGGTGATGAAAGCACTGGCCGACAGCCCCGTGGCCGTGCCGCGCATGGTGGCGCTGTGCGAGGATCCGGAAGTGGCCTGCGCGCCCTTCCTGCTCATGGAAGACGTTGACGGCGTCGTGCTGCGCGACAGCTTCCCTGACGACTTTACCGGCTCGCCCGCACGCAGGGCAGCGCTGGGCCCCGCTACCGTAGAAACCCTGGCGGCGATACACTCGGTGGACCTCGATGAGGCCGGCCTGGCCCGACACGGGCGTCCCACTGGGTTCCTGCAGCGCAACCTCGAACTCATGACCAGGCAGTGGGCCGCGGTCAGCCAACGCGAGGTGACCGCCGTTGACCGGCTGGGAGATTACCTGCTAGGCCACGCCCCCGACTGCAGCGAGGTGGCCTTGTCGCACGGTGATTACAAGCTCGACAACCTCATGTGGCGCCGCGACCAGGAAGCAACGGTGGCGGCTGTAATCGACTGGGAGGTCTCGACCATTGCCCCTCCCCTGGTCGATCTTGGCTGGCTGCGCGGTTTCTGGAGTCAGCCGGGCGACACCCGTGGAGCGATCACGCTGGGGCTGGCGTTGACGAGCTCTGGAGGGTTCTGCGACCGCAACGAGCTCGTAGACTTGTACCGCGAGGCCACCGGACGGGATACCTCTGGACTGCCGTGGTTCGAAGCCTTCGCGATGTGGAAGATAGCCATCATAATGGAGGCCAGCTACTCGAGATTTCTGCAAGGCAAGTCGAACGACCCGCTGTTCGCGTCGCTCGATGTCATAGTACCGGCGCTTGCCGAGGCCGGGCTCGAAGCGCTGGCCTCTGCTGGCAAGCTGTAG
- a CDS encoding acyl-CoA dehydrogenase, translating into MTDTDYRSISIDEIDGLNDTISSVVDAAIASASESTDGGRKIDDQQVLTERIAYVATELAACKALAAYSRQAGEAGAANAVMLDQAGVFSAGVAASLLGELALAGPDYGLPDGLFEQTIGSDATRALLCDFADEKRVRAIGRSVAESRGINNGWLADEDAVMVRDSVRAFADQEVEGLAEHVHRDDALVPDSLISKMAEMGYFGMSVPEEYGGLGMGNLAMIMTTEELSRVSLAAAGSLITRPEILTKALLQGGTEEQKTAWLSRVASGEVMVGISVTEPDVGSDVASVACKAEAADQDGRKGYLINGAKAWCTFAGRADVLAVLLRTSSDMSAGAKGLSLFMVEKDRFDGHEFTMKQPGGGSLSGKADRTPGYRGMHSFTLAFEDYFVPAENLVGEEKGLDRGFYLQMNGFAAGRLQTGGRATGLGQACLEAAAGYACDRSQFSRPIIDFQLTQYKLGLMSSRLQGARQLTYHAALEFDKDESASLVPAMAKLLACDVAVAVSQEAQLLHGGWGYAEEYPISRYVVDAQVLPIFEGVKPILELKVIGRQLLAA; encoded by the coding sequence ATGACGGATACTGATTACAGATCGATTTCTATCGACGAAATAGACGGCCTCAACGACACGATATCTTCGGTTGTTGATGCCGCCATAGCTTCGGCTTCGGAGTCCACCGACGGCGGACGCAAAATCGATGATCAGCAGGTGCTCACCGAGCGCATAGCTTACGTTGCAACGGAACTCGCGGCTTGCAAGGCGCTGGCCGCTTACAGCAGGCAGGCAGGTGAAGCAGGGGCAGCCAACGCTGTGATGCTCGACCAGGCCGGGGTTTTCAGCGCAGGCGTGGCGGCTTCTCTGTTGGGAGAACTGGCCCTTGCAGGGCCGGACTACGGGCTGCCCGATGGCTTGTTTGAACAGACCATCGGGTCGGATGCGACGCGCGCATTGCTCTGCGATTTTGCCGACGAAAAACGGGTGCGGGCCATAGGCAGGTCGGTCGCCGAATCCCGGGGCATCAATAACGGCTGGTTGGCCGACGAAGACGCGGTTATGGTACGCGATTCGGTGCGGGCTTTTGCCGACCAGGAAGTCGAGGGTCTGGCCGAGCACGTCCATCGTGACGACGCCCTGGTGCCGGATTCCTTGATAAGCAAGATGGCCGAGATGGGCTACTTCGGCATGTCGGTACCCGAAGAGTACGGCGGACTCGGCATGGGTAACCTCGCCATGATCATGACTACCGAGGAGCTGTCGCGGGTGTCGCTGGCGGCGGCTGGCAGCTTGATTACTCGCCCCGAAATTCTCACCAAGGCCTTACTTCAGGGCGGAACCGAAGAACAGAAGACGGCCTGGCTGTCGCGCGTGGCCAGCGGCGAAGTCATGGTTGGCATCTCGGTCACCGAACCCGACGTAGGTTCTGACGTGGCGTCGGTCGCTTGCAAGGCCGAAGCCGCCGACCAGGACGGACGCAAGGGCTACCTCATCAACGGCGCCAAGGCCTGGTGCACTTTTGCGGGGCGAGCAGACGTGCTGGCGGTGCTGCTGCGAACGAGCAGCGATATGTCGGCCGGGGCTAAGGGACTGTCGCTGTTCATGGTCGAAAAAGATCGTTTCGACGGGCACGAGTTTACAATGAAGCAACCGGGCGGAGGTAGCCTCTCGGGCAAGGCCGATCGCACGCCGGGTTACAGGGGCATGCACTCGTTCACGCTGGCTTTTGAAGACTACTTCGTGCCGGCAGAAAACCTGGTCGGCGAGGAGAAAGGCCTCGACCGTGGGTTTTACCTGCAGATGAACGGCTTTGCGGCAGGAAGACTACAGACCGGCGGCCGCGCCACCGGACTGGGCCAGGCCTGTCTTGAGGCGGCAGCGGGTTACGCCTGCGACCGCAGCCAGTTCTCGCGGCCGATCATCGATTTTCAGCTCACGCAATACAAGCTCGGACTTATGTCCTCCAGGTTGCAGGGAGCGCGGCAGCTGACTTACCACGCGGCCCTCGAGTTCGACAAGGACGAGTCAGCTTCGCTCGTGCCGGCCATGGCCAAGCTGTTGGCCTGCGACGTGGCGGTTGCTGTCAGCCAGGAGGCCCAGCTGCTGCACGGTGGCTGGGGCTACGCCGAGGAGTACCCGATTTCGCGCTACGTTGTCGACGCCCAGGTGCTACCCATCTTCGAGGGCGTCAAGCCCATACTTGAACTCAAGGTCATCGGCCGGCAACTGCTGGCCGCCTGA
- a CDS encoding peptidylprolyl isomerase A — MKLTSTAATILTSVVFVLSACSGDSPAPGETSETTAGNIVVITTSLGSFEVELDEEAAPETVKNFLSYVEDEYYDGTIFHRVIKGFMIQGGGFDTSYQKKPTKVAVKNEADNGLKNDIGTLAMARTNVVDSATSQFFINVADNDFLNHRSTKPAEYGYAVFGKVVNGLDVVKAIESSTTRSRGPGFSNAPVEAVVIESIHKK, encoded by the coding sequence ATGAAGCTCACCAGCACCGCCGCTACGATTCTGACCTCGGTTGTATTTGTCCTCAGTGCCTGCAGCGGCGACAGTCCTGCTCCGGGCGAAACGAGCGAAACGACCGCGGGTAATATCGTGGTTATCACGACCAGCCTGGGCAGCTTCGAAGTTGAGCTCGACGAAGAAGCCGCCCCCGAGACGGTCAAGAACTTTCTCTCCTACGTAGAAGACGAATACTACGACGGCACGATCTTCCACAGGGTGATCAAGGGCTTCATGATACAGGGCGGTGGTTTCGACACCTCCTACCAGAAGAAGCCCACCAAGGTCGCGGTGAAGAACGAGGCTGACAACGGTTTGAAGAACGACATCGGTACCCTCGCCATGGCGCGTACTAACGTGGTCGATTCGGCCACATCGCAGTTTTTCATCAACGTGGCCGACAACGATTTTCTCAACCATCGCTCAACCAAGCCGGCCGAATACGGCTACGCGGTGTTCGGCAAGGTCGTCAACGGACTCGACGTGGTAAAAGCTATAGAATCGTCGACCACGAGGTCGCGAGGGCCGGGCTTTTCGAACGCCCCTGTGGAAGCCGTCGTCATAGAATCCATACACAAAAAGTAA
- a CDS encoding LLM class flavin-dependent oxidoreductase has product MGNERVTVGYQDGCLHPLWLGRLGLRLARIFGAESLWLPDHFMGWLPGHVWSEEHTPAAAIVHSSDAFLDPMQILATTALRIPGVDLGTAVTEPFRRHPVSLAQSFATLDHISKGHAILGIGNGERENVEPYGMDFRLQVSRLEEALTIITKMWSSKGEPVTYDGRFWQLKDAVFNLPLYKDRPPRIWIAAHAPRMLGLVGRFGDGWLPTLKMTPAEYRESLAAIKRSADEHGRDMENFVACQMVVVALGESREAVLELAMKSRVAAALVLIAPSTAWEEQGLKHPLGDGHRGFYDIVPSRVTKEDVDRAAATMTPELLLNSLYAGSPAEVRDELAPLVEAGARHLVVSNVASVFTGGGAADLWRLGSLFRKLRRM; this is encoded by the coding sequence ATGGGCAACGAGCGGGTCACGGTAGGCTACCAGGATGGATGTCTGCATCCCTTATGGCTGGGCAGACTGGGGCTGCGGCTGGCGAGAATTTTCGGCGCCGAATCGCTGTGGCTGCCCGACCACTTCATGGGCTGGCTGCCTGGACACGTCTGGTCCGAAGAACACACTCCCGCGGCAGCCATCGTCCATTCGAGCGACGCTTTTCTCGATCCCATGCAGATCCTGGCTACGACCGCGTTGAGAATACCCGGCGTCGACCTGGGCACTGCCGTAACCGAGCCTTTCAGGCGCCACCCGGTATCGCTGGCGCAGTCTTTTGCCACCCTGGATCACATATCCAAGGGACACGCCATACTCGGCATAGGCAACGGCGAACGCGAAAACGTGGAGCCCTATGGCATGGACTTCCGCTTGCAGGTATCGCGACTCGAAGAAGCGCTCACCATCATCACCAAGATGTGGAGCAGCAAGGGCGAGCCCGTTACCTACGACGGTCGCTTCTGGCAACTCAAGGACGCGGTCTTCAACCTGCCCCTCTACAAGGACCGCCCTCCCCGCATCTGGATCGCCGCCCACGCGCCGCGAATGCTGGGCCTGGTGGGTCGCTTCGGCGACGGCTGGCTGCCAACCCTCAAGATGACGCCAGCCGAGTACCGCGAGAGCCTCGCTGCTATCAAGCGGTCCGCAGACGAACACGGCCGCGACATGGAGAACTTCGTCGCCTGCCAGATGGTGGTGGTGGCGTTGGGAGAAAGCCGCGAGGCCGTGCTCGAGCTCGCCATGAAAAGCCGCGTGGCGGCGGCGTTGGTGCTCATCGCCCCGTCCACGGCATGGGAGGAACAGGGCCTGAAACACCCCCTGGGTGACGGCCACAGGGGATTTTACGACATCGTACCTTCGCGAGTAACAAAAGAAGACGTCGATCGTGCAGCGGCCACCATGACACCGGAATTGTTACTCAACTCGCTCTACGCCGGTAGTCCGGCCGAAGTGCGCGACGAACTCGCGCCGCTCGTTGAAGCCGGTGCCCGCCACCTCGTGGTCAGCAACGTGGCGTCGGTTTTTACCGGGGGCGGCGCGGCTGATCTCTGGCGACTGGGCAGCCTTTTCCGCAAACTGCGCAGAATGTAA